A window of Streptomyces sp. NBC_01224 genomic DNA:
CCGGTCGATCACCGCGGGCGTGGCGCCCCAGTCCTCGTGAATCTTGAAGCCACAGACACCGGCGTCCACCTGCGCGTTGAGCTCGTGCTTGTTCATCGTGCTGCCCTTGCCGAGCAGGCCGATGTTGACCGGGAACTCGTCCAGCGCCTCGAAGAGCCGCCTGATGTGCCATGCACCTGGGGTCACGGTGGTGGCCGTACTGCCCTCGGCCGGCCCCGTGCCGCCACCGATCAGGGTGGTCACACCCGAGGCCAGAGCCTCGTGAATCTCCCCTGGGCAGATGAAGTGGACATGGGTGTCCACACCACCCGCGGTGAGGATCCGCCCGTTGCCCGAGATGACCTCGGTGCTCGGCCCGACCACGAAGTTTGTTGGCGCCACCGGCGAGGCTTCCTTCGTGGGCCCACGATCCGGCATCTCGAAGCTCGTGATCTTGTCCATTGTCTCGGGGTTATACGCCTTGCCGATGGCCGCGATCCTGCCGTCGCGGATGCCGATGTCGGCTTTGACCACGCCCCACCAGTCGAGGATCAGCGCGCCTGTGATGACGGTGTCCACGGGCCTGTGGTCCGTGGCGTCGCCTTTGCTGTTCCTCCCGTCCCTGGCGAAGTGCGACATCCCCATCGACTCGCGGATCACCTTGCCGCCGCCGAAGACCATCTCATTGCCGCTGTGCGAAGGTCCGCCGCTCCAGTCGGCCTCGATCTCCAGCGTGAGGTCGGTGTCGGCGAGCCGGACCCGGTCCCGCGTGGTCGGCCCGTACAGCGCGGTGTAACCCGCTCGCGTCAGCTCGTTGGTCGGCTTCGGCGCCTGGCCGCGGCCTTGTCCCCGCGGATTCCTCATCGGACGATCCCCTCGCGCAGTCCCTGGATCTTGGTGAGGTCACTGGTGTTGCTGCCGCCGGCCGTGACATCACCCTGGATCTGCACCAGTTCCACACAGCACTCGTCGCCCGGTTCGAAGCGCACGGACGTGCCCGCGGCGATGTTGAGCCGTCGGCCCTTCGCCGCATCGCAGTTCCAGAGACTGCGGTCCTGGGGGACTGTCTGACCGGCAGGGACCTCGATGCTAACGACCTTCAGCCCAGGGTTGACCTCGGCGAAGTGATAGTGCGAGGCGACCTGAATGGGACGGTCCGACTCGTTCCGCACCTTGATCTTCGACTTGCCCGGCCCCGGCAAGGCGGCGGCATCCTCTTGTAGGCTGACGCCCTGCGCGTCCCCGTCGAGATGCACGTTGAAGTAGATCGCGTCGTACCGGCAGGCGGCCTCGTCGTCCTCGTCGCAGCCTACGGACGAGTTGTTGCTGTCGTCGCAGTCGACCGGGCAATCTGGCTTGCGGGGTGGCTGGGGATGCTCGACCTTGCCCGGGTAGATCTTGGGCTCCTCTGTGGCCTCCGGAAGGGGGTCGTGGATGGTGACCAGTTTGGTGCCGTCTGGGAAGGTGGCCTCCACCTGGACGTTCTTGATCATCTCTGGGACGCCATCCATCACCTCATCACGGGTAAACAGATGACGACCCGAGTCCATGATGTCGCTGACCGTCTTGCCGGCGCGCGCCGCCTCAAAGACGTGCACCGTCAGCAACGCCATGACCTCGGGGTAATTGAGGAGCAGCCCACAGTCGCGGCGCCGCTGCGCCACGTCGGCAGCCACATGGATCAGCAGCCGCTCCTGCTCATGCGGAGTCAAATGCACAGTGCGTCATTTCTCTTGATCGGGCAGTGCGCGCGGCCGGGCATGCCGAAGGCCGCGGAAGACGCCCTACGGATGACTCCGAACGCTCTTTGATCATCACGCGGAGAAGTCGGCGACCTACCTGATTCACCTGATCATGTACTCGATCAGGTGAATCAGATTCGCAGCTGCTGCACATCTCGCCGCTGTCTGGTCCACGAGCCCGTCATGCGGCCAGGCACGTGCTGGTCGGCGGCGGGTGGAACAGGCTGTCTGCCAAGCGAACACGGCCCGGTCACTGACACGACGACGGTGGCAGCCCTCCGGGTTGCGGCGCACCGAGCCCTTTGACCTGCGACTTCAAGTTGGCGAGGGCTCACGGCCGGTGTGCACCGATAGCCGCACCACCGTGTGGTCGGATGTGCATCCGGTGCGGTCGGTGCGCATCCATCCGGTGGCCTCCACTCGATGGACATCCAGCCGGTGCACGATGCGCGCGCCGGGTGGTCGGCGGGTGGGAGTGGCGCGCATCGGGCGGGCCCGGTGCGGTGTTCCGGAGGGCACGAGCGGCGCGTTTCCCCTAAAGGGGGTTCCGACAGTCCGCCACATCCTCGACGACCGGTGCCGGCAACGCGGTCGCGGGGGCAGGGGCAGATCCAGCAGTAGAGGCGTGCTCCTTGGGTGACCGCTCGGCCGGCGAGCCCGGACAACTGCTTCAGGAAGCTTGTGAGGTCTTCTGGATCGGCCGGGTAGTAGAACACACCCTCGGTGCGCGACCAGCCAGTGGCGACGTCGTGCAGGAACCTGGTGTCGCAAGTCGCGAGCGCGTCCCGAAGGGCGTCCGTCAGTGACACCACCACCACTTCGCCGTCCCCGACCATTCCGATGAGGCTGCCGTGTCGAGGGTCGGACTGGACCTCTGCGGCGGACCGGCCTGTCATGAGTGTCTCGGCGGGCGTCAGCTCGACCACTGGGTCGATGCCCTTGACCACCAGCTGGTCGTAGCCGGTCCCGCTCGGCTGGTCGTCATCGCGGACGACAGCTCGGACAGCGTCGCCGTCATCAGCAGCGGCGAAGTAGCCATAGAGAACGCCCATGGGCAGATCATCGCATCCACTGCTGACGGTGCCGGAGGTCGGGCCGATTGCCTAACTGCAGGATCCGATCGTTGTGGCTCGGGCCGTCGGGAGGCGGGTCACGCGACCGGCTGCCGTCTAACCCGCGCAGGTGAAGGATCTCTTCGTGCTCGGCGGCGAGCCGGGCCAGGGCCTGGATGCGGAAGTCCGTGAGCTCGTCGATCGTCTGTCAAGACCTGGCGCCTCCTACGGAAACCGCGATGCAGTACCACCCGCATCACCGTATTCGTCCAGGCCGTCCTCACCCTCCACCTCAATGCCTCGAACTGAGGCCGGAAAAGCCTCAATGTCAGTGGCGGCCGCTACCGTCGCACCCGTGGAACGGGAACTTGCTAAGCACTTCGATCCCTTGCCCGGACGGGTCGGTCATGTCGGCGGTATCGAGTCGCTGACACTCGATGGGCATCGCTACTACTTCGGCTTCGACTACAGCAGCGACATCATCCTGTCACCGCTGATCGACGACCCGGAGGCGATGGCAGCCTTCGCAAGCGAATACATGCGACAGACGACCGGCTCGCATGGCGAAATCTACTGGGCGAGTCTGGCCGCCGCGGCAACCGAAAGCTCGGACCTGGCGGGGGATGCCGAGCGCGAATTCACCACCGAAGGTCTGCGTAGCGACCTGCCGGCCCCTGAGAGCCACCTGCTCTACCTCTTGGGCGCGGCTACCGGATGGGATGACTGGTTCGAGGAGTCACCAGAGGCAGAACAGGCATGCGAGCGACTGGGTTTGGACGAAGAGGAACCGGAGTTCATCGACCAGTGCCTGCAGGCGATCAGAGAGCACGGGTCTCAGGCCCGGCCTGACGAGTGGACGGTAGCCCGCTTCCACCTCAGCGCCGCAGTGCAGCATCTGCCGGGCAACTGGAAAACCTTGTTCGCTCCCCTTGCGGAGGGCATCGCGAACCACGAGTGAGCCGGCTCTTCGGAACGCGCTCCGCGATCTGACACAGATCGTTTCTACATGTTCCGACCCGGCGTTCCTGCGTTGCCACTCACGGATGAGTTTCCCGTACCGAGGCGTTGAACAGAACGAGGCGGATCGGTAGACAGGCTCTCAACGCTCCTGGCCGACACGGTTGACCTCGATCTCTCGACAGCGCATCGGCCAGGAGTTTCGGCGTCTCGAGCAGCGAACCGATCCATACAGCAGGTTGGAATGGGCTCATTGCCCAGCGACGTCTGGGGCGTACGGCCTCATTCGACACCGCCGATGAAGCGCACCTCCGGGTATCGGGGCGAGGGCCCTTCGAGGACCGGGGCGTGACGGCCGCGCAGGTGAAGGTCGAAGTAGGCGAGCAGGAAGTGCCGCTGGACGTCGATGCCGCGTGTCCCGTCGAGCGGGCCTATGAACTCGGCCAGCTGTTCGTCGGTCGCTCCGAGCCGCGCGGCGGCCTGCGGCATGAACGTCTCGTAGTCCGTGAACGAGAAATGCCGGGTACCGGTCAGCCGGAGGTGGCGGCGCCAGCCTCGCAGCCGGGGCCAGATCTCCGGCCAGCTCGGTTTGTTGTCCGCGTCCTCGCCCATCAGGAGGAACGGCTTGCGCAGCCCCTTGGCCACCACCGGACCGAAGAGACTGCCGTCGAGGTTCGCGCCAGCAGCGATCGGTACCCCGGCCGCCATCGCCGAGGCCGCGGTCGCACCACCCAGGGAGTGGCCGAACATGGCGGTCCTGGACAGGTCGAGGATGTCGCCGAGTCCCTGCGGGAGCGGACCCCGGTGGCCCCGTACGCGCCGCGACAACTCCTCCAGTACGAAGCGGGTGTCGGCCACCCGCACTTCGACCGCCTTGAGGATCGTCGGGTCGTCGTCCTCCCCCGTGAGAGGTGGCATCGCGTACTTCTCGATCCGGCCGCCAGGGAACTCGCCCTGCCCGGCGTCATATGTGTGGTCGATGCTGACCACGACGTATCCGTGGCTGACGAGTTCCTCGACCAGCGCCGTGCTGGAGCCGCGGTGCTGCCCGTGCCCATGGGAGCAGAGGATCACCGGACGCCGGCCCCCACGTGCGTCCGCCGCTGCGCCGATACGGGCGTGCGTGTCCGGCAGCGTGACGTACTCCGGGAGGAGATACCCCGTCTGTTGGAAGACCTTGGCGGCCTGTCCGGTCATCCAAGGCGCCCTGGGCAGGCCGGTGGCTGCGCGTGCGGGGTACCAGAGCTGAACCATCAGCTCCCGAACCGGCCGTGTAGCGACCCAGGGGTCCCGGCGGCTGCGGTCGCTGAGATGCAGCGTCACGGTGCCGAGGGCATGGGGACCGCTCGGTCGAGGAAGGACGAGCCGTACGGGCGGCTGGACATCAACCGGCGTCCGACGGGGCGGCGATGCGACGGCGGGGGCGCCAAAGGCGGCGGTCACGGCGAGTCCCGCGGCGAACGCGGTACCCGTGGTCACCATCCGCCTCCTGCTGATTCCGGTGGTCCTGCTGGTCCTGAGGGTGCTGCTCGGTGGGAACAAGGCCGGACGCTGCAAGGCGATCTCCTTCGCGGATGGTGCGCGCGGTGCGCAGGCACGTGGTGCCCTACCGGAAGGCTAGGAACCGCGCTGTCGGCGAACTACTCCGATTCCTCATCGGTTTCGCTGACATTTGTCACTCACCGTCGTCGCACGGGGGAGTTCGGGCATGCGCGCAGCGGCGGGCAAGCGGGGTGGCCCCCGCGAATGCCGTTGGTGGCCGACCGGAGGAGGTCAGGAGCGTTCGGATGCCGCGAAGCCGATCCGGCTCAGCCGAACCGGTTGAAGAGGCTCTGCGCAGGTACCGTCCGCAGGTGCCCCGCCGGGTTCCGCGGCTGATCCCGGAAGAGTGGTTCGACGCGCTGTTCGCGAAGCTGGGCTCGCACCGGGACCGGGTGATGGTGGTGTTGTGGGTCTCGAGCGGAGCGCCGCTGAGCCGCTGGGTGTGCGCCGGCAGGACGCCGGCGTATCCGGGATCAGCTGGACGGCTTGTGGATGATGAGGGCTTCGCCCAGTGGCCATCGCAGTGGTGTCCGGGGGTTGCTGGCGCCAGCGGTCCGTTCCTGGGGTGTCGGGCTGGGACGGAGACGGACGCGCATCTCGGGTACCTCCGATGCTTTGGACCACCGACCACCGCTGTCCCCAACCCTGCCCGGCACCGCACGGCGAAAACGCCCGCACAGAGCCGCCGACGGCCGCCTCCCGACGCTGACTCGGCCCTACGGTGAAACCCCCGGTTGGGGGAGCGCGGCGGAGAGCTTCCACACGACGGTGCGGGCCAGGTCCTGCGTAATCCGGGTGCTGCGAGCGTAACCCTGCGTATCGCCCCATTTTATGCCGCTCACCTCATAGCTGATGGTCAGCAGCAGGTTCTCCAACCGGAGGGTGGTCTCGACCCGCGGGCGATCTTCGCTGTACTTCACGACGGAGACGGCCTCGTCGCCCAGTCCGGTGGGGTACGTGGTGTGCTCAGGGACGACAAACGCGAGGCCGACTCCGTCGTCGAAATCCTTGTCGGCCTGCTGCACCGCGGTGAGCGTCGACGTGGGTCGGTGCAGTCTCACGCTGATCTCCACGCTGGGATCTCCGGCAGTCGCTGTGCCGACGC
This region includes:
- a CDS encoding urease subunit beta, producing the protein MHLDGDAQGVSLQEDAAALPGPGKSKIKVRNESDRPIQVASHYHFAEVNPGLKVVSIEVPAGQTVPQDRSLWNCDAAKGRRLNIAAGTSVRFEPGDECCVELVQIQGDVTAGGSNTSDLTKIQGLREGIVR
- a CDS encoding alpha/beta hydrolase family protein produces the protein MTTGTAFAAGLAVTAAFGAPAVASPPRRTPVDVQPPVRLVLPRPSGPHALGTVTLHLSDRSRRDPWVATRPVRELMVQLWYPARAATGLPRAPWMTGQAAKVFQQTGYLLPEYVTLPDTHARIGAAADARGGRRPVILCSHGHGQHRGSSTALVEELVSHGYVVVSIDHTYDAGQGEFPGGRIEKYAMPPLTGEDDDPTILKAVEVRVADTRFVLEELSRRVRGHRGPLPQGLGDILDLSRTAMFGHSLGGATAASAMAAGVPIAAGANLDGSLFGPVVAKGLRKPFLLMGEDADNKPSWPEIWPRLRGWRRHLRLTGTRHFSFTDYETFMPQAAARLGATDEQLAEFIGPLDGTRGIDVQRHFLLAYFDLHLRGRHAPVLEGPSPRYPEVRFIGGVE